In a single window of the Enoplosus armatus isolate fEnoArm2 chromosome 15, fEnoArm2.hap1, whole genome shotgun sequence genome:
- the LOC139297970 gene encoding cyclin-K-like encodes MFHSFKQFPRYVTGGCCLFLAGKVEETPKKCKDIIKTARSLLNDIQFAQFGDDPKEEVMVLERILLQTIKFDLQVEHPYQFLLRYAKQLKGDKNKVQKLVQMAWTFVNDSLCTMVALQWEPQIIAVAVMYLAGRLCKFDIQDWTSKQSSRRWWEQFVHDVPVEVLEDICHQILDLYSQAKQQIPDGGIGAGENPSPPSILSPSATPPAKKASPQTSPRPPRPAQPSPKDDSKVAKLTNLEPPPPPPPPPPPPPVSVNPDHKPPSSSYPPALDLPSKPPPPPLPHCPPPPPPPPKDLPTSSSLVSSEGYQKLQSMMKTEASCYAAIPQACAPQLGYHHYPPGTTSYHTPPLSAYSYLLAPPPPSVMGMAPSLSGGYPPPSTAGHNQLPPPLPPGMPPVSGLSRGTWMR; translated from the exons ATGTTCCACTCCTTCAAGCAGTTTCCTAGATAT GTGACGGGGGGATGCTGCCTTTTCCTCGCAGGCAAAGTGGAGGAGACGCCAAAGAAGTGCAAGGACATCATCAAGACGGCCCGCAGCCTGCTCAACGACATCCAGTTTGCGCAGTTCGGAGACGATCCCAAG gaggaggtgatggtgtTGGAGCGCATCCTGCTGCAGACCATCAAGTTCGACCTGCAGGTGGAGCATCCCTACCAGTTCCTGCTGCGCTATGCCAAGCAACTCAAAG GTGACAAGAACAAGGTGCAGAAGCTGGTCCAGATGGCCTGGACCTTTGTGAATGACAG CCTTTGCACCATGGTGGCCCTGCAGTGGGAGCCGCAGATCATAGCGGTGGCTGTCATGTATCTGGCCGGACGTCTCTGTAAGTTCGACATCCAGGACTGGACCTCCAAGCAGTCGTCCCGGCGCTGGTGGGAGCAGTTTGTCCATGATGTGCCGGTGGAAGTGCTGGAAG ATATCTGCCACCAGATCCTGGACTTGTATTCTCAGGCCAAGCAGCAGATTCCCGATGGAGGGATAGGGGCTGGGGAAAACCCCTCGCCGCCTTCCATCCTGTCCCCCTCAGCCACACCGCCGGCCAAGAAGGCCTCCCCTCAGACCAGCCCCAGGCCGCCCCGACCAGCCCAG ccctCTCCCAAAGATGACAGCAAGGTCGCTA AGCTCACAAATCTAGaacctcctccgcctcctcctccgccccctcctccccctccagtCTCCGTCAACCCAG ATCATaagcccccctcctcctcctacccACCAGCCCTAGATCTCCCCTCTAAACCCCCGCCGCCACCTCTACCCCActgtccacctccaccacctcctccgccCAAGGACCTCCCCACCTCCAGCTCCCTGGTGTCCAGCGAAGGCTACCAGAAGCTCCAGTCCATGATGAAGACGGAGGCCTCCTGTTACGCCGCCATACCCCAGGCCTGTGCTCCGCAGCTGGGCTACCACCACTACCCCCCGGGCACCACGTCCTACCACACTCCTCCGCTCTCGGCCTACAGCTACCTGCtcgcccccccgcccccctccgTCATGGGGATGGCACCGAGTTTGAGTGGCGGGTACCCACCGCCGTCAACTGCCGGACACAATCAGCTACCCCCTCCGCTGCCCCCCGGGATGCCCCCGGTCAGCGGGCTGAGTCGGGGCACGTGGATGAGATGA
- the ccdc85ca gene encoding coiled-coil domain-containing protein 85C-A, whose product MDGAAGSQLSEEELLMLGKEDLIRRLRRLESRNMDLMLEHGNMMKDVNRSLQIHLREIRSLKEVNQKLQDDNQELRELCCFLDDDRQKGKKVSREWQRFGRHTAGVLWKEVGLYQQKLTELEAGQGALRTENAELKEIVLMLDEERSGAGSRSSIDSQSSLSNLNGSGGAVRDVGDGSSTSSAGSAGSPDHHSHKASEAAPFFHRGPGLSDVPASYIRQLENKMRMLEDENKQLLSQEQRAQTSGGEPSPAGLYNPQDQKPEAVIHAMKVLEVHEKLDRRSSQEYDEDLSDKEKAIVREMCNVVWRKLGDAASSKPSVRQQLSGNQLKGPL is encoded by the exons atggACGGGGCGGCCGGGAGCCAGCTGTCCGAAGAGGAGCTGCTGATGCTGGGGAAGGAGGATCTGATCCGGAGGCTACGGCGGCTGGAGAGCCGCAACATGGACCTGATGCTGGAGCACGGGAACATGATGAAAGACGTGAACCGGAGCCTGCAGATCCACCTCCGCGAGATCCGGAGTCTGAAAGAGGTGAACCAGAAACTCCAGGACGACAACCAGGAGCTCCGGGAGCTGTGCTGCTTCCTGGACGACGACCGACAGAAGGGGAAGAAGGTGTCCCGGGAGTGGCAGCGCTTCGGCCGCCACACGGCCGGCGTCCTCTGGAAAGAAGTCGGGCTGTACCAGCAGAAGCTGACGGAGCTGGAGGCCGGCCAGGGGGCGCTGAGGACGGAGAACGCGGAGCTGAAGGAGATCGTCCTCATGCTGGACGAGGAGCGGAGCGGCGCCGGCTCGCGGAGCTCCATCGACAGCCAGTCCAGCCTGAGCAACCTGAACGGCTCGGGGGGGGCGGTTCGGGACGTCGGGGATGGCAGCAGCACGTCCAGCGCCGGCAGCGCCGGTAGTCCCGACCACCACTCACACAAGGCATCCGAGGCTGCCCCTTTCTTCCACAGAGGACCTGGGCTCAGTG ACGTACCAGCCAGCTACATCAGACAGCTGGAGAACAAGATGAGGATGCTGGAGGACGAAAACAAGCAGCTGCTGTCGCAG GAGCAGCGCGCTCAGACCTCCGGCGGCGAACCCTCTCCCGCGGGGCTCTACAACCCCCAGGATCAGAAACCAGAGGCTGTAATCCACGCGATGAAG gtgcTGGAGGTCCACGAGAAGCTGGACAGGCGGAGCTCACAGGAATATGACGAAGATCTTAGCGACAAGGAGAAGGCCATCGTCAGAGAGATGTGCAAC GTGGTCTGGAGGAAGCTGGGCGACGCTGCCAGCTCCAAGCCCTCCGTCCGACAGCAGCTTTCGGGCAACCAGTTGAAGGGGCCTCTGTAG